The proteins below are encoded in one region of Pseudoduganella armeniaca:
- a CDS encoding EAL domain-containing response regulator codes for MDIAQLQFLVAEAEPVQRELLAGLLRSLGAQHIHTVPDGHAALLAVQGAAPPIDIAVIDLALPGMDGLELIRRLAEERCRAGLIVVGAQSGDILFSVETMALAYGVELLGTTAKPATVGRLEKLIGHYTPPGAPEAAPAHPEFTFAEVGKGLQAREFDPFFQPKIELETGQLKGLEMFARWRHPQHGVLGPSSFVPVLAANGRIDFLDWSMIEKSVAACRTLHDQGIPISFSVNVAPSTLSHPQFVGQITACLERHRILPGYITFEITESAVLQTDPHLLERLLRLRMMGFGLAIDDYGTGRSNLQLLASIPFSELKIDRSFVDGASKKRAIGTVLKSCLGLARSLDRHSCAVGVETKQDWDFLQGLGCTYAQGYYIGSPMAVEDVPAWLAEWREFF; via the coding sequence ATGGACATCGCACAGCTGCAGTTTCTCGTCGCCGAAGCCGAACCCGTGCAGCGCGAGCTGCTGGCCGGCCTGCTGCGCAGCCTCGGCGCGCAGCACATCCACACGGTGCCGGACGGGCATGCCGCGCTGCTGGCCGTGCAGGGCGCCGCGCCGCCGATCGACATCGCCGTCATCGACCTGGCGCTGCCGGGCATGGACGGCCTGGAACTGATCCGCCGCCTGGCCGAGGAACGCTGCCGCGCCGGCCTGATCGTGGTCGGCGCGCAAAGCGGCGACATCCTGTTTTCCGTGGAGACGATGGCGCTGGCCTATGGCGTCGAGCTGCTGGGCACGACCGCCAAGCCGGCCACCGTCGGCCGGCTGGAAAAACTGATCGGCCACTACACGCCGCCGGGCGCCCCCGAGGCGGCGCCGGCCCATCCCGAGTTCACCTTCGCCGAAGTGGGCAAGGGCCTGCAGGCGCGCGAGTTCGACCCGTTCTTCCAGCCGAAGATCGAACTGGAGACGGGCCAGCTGAAAGGCCTGGAAATGTTCGCGCGCTGGCGCCATCCGCAACACGGCGTGCTGGGGCCTTCGTCCTTCGTGCCGGTCCTGGCGGCGAACGGGCGCATCGACTTCCTCGACTGGAGCATGATCGAGAAGTCGGTGGCGGCCTGCCGCACCCTGCACGACCAGGGCATCCCGATCTCGTTCTCCGTCAACGTCGCGCCCAGTACCTTGTCGCACCCGCAGTTCGTCGGCCAGATCACGGCCTGCCTGGAGCGGCACCGCATCCTGCCGGGCTACATCACGTTCGAGATCACGGAATCGGCCGTGCTGCAGACCGACCCGCACCTGCTGGAACGGTTGCTGCGCCTGCGCATGATGGGCTTCGGCCTGGCGATCGACGACTACGGCACCGGGCGCTCCAACCTGCAGCTCCTGGCCAGCATTCCGTTCTCGGAACTGAAGATCGACCGCAGCTTCGTCGATGGGGCGTCGAAGAAGCGCGCCATCGGCACGGTGCTGAAATCCTGCCTGGGCCTGGCGCGCAGCCTGGACCGGCACTCGTGCGCGGTGGGCGTCGAGACCAAGCAGGACTGGGACTTCCTGCAGGGACTGGGCTGCACCTATGCGCAGGGCTACTACATCGGCAGCCCGATGGCCGTCGAGGACGTGCCGGCCTGGCTGGCGGAGTGGCGCGAGTTCTTTTAA
- a CDS encoding TrmH family RNA methyltransferase: protein MKTITSRDNAQYKDLKHLATSSQARRKAGRTLLDGVHLCETWRQLRGHPEQCIVSEAALHNPEVAAIVAGLEAEHAHVLCLPDALYAALSQVEHGVGIMFLVETPQRATPAALSVNAVLLDNVQDPGNVGSILRSAAAAGIREVWCSPGTAFCWSPKVLRAAMGAHFVLDIFENVELAPLLDGAPIATLATSGYATQRLYDIDLRQPVAWVFGHEGQGVSDQLLGLARHQVVIPHLGQVESLNVAACAAVCFFEQVRQNLD, encoded by the coding sequence TTGAAGACCATTACCTCGCGCGACAACGCGCAATACAAGGACCTGAAGCACCTGGCCACCAGCTCGCAGGCACGGCGCAAGGCCGGCCGCACGCTGCTGGACGGCGTGCACCTGTGCGAGACGTGGCGGCAGCTGCGCGGTCATCCCGAGCAGTGCATCGTCAGCGAGGCCGCGCTGCACAATCCGGAAGTCGCCGCCATCGTGGCGGGCCTGGAAGCCGAGCACGCGCACGTGCTGTGCCTCCCGGATGCGCTGTACGCGGCACTGAGCCAGGTCGAGCATGGCGTCGGCATCATGTTCCTGGTCGAGACGCCGCAGCGCGCCACGCCGGCGGCGCTGTCGGTCAACGCGGTGCTGCTCGATAACGTGCAGGACCCCGGCAACGTCGGCTCGATCCTGCGCAGCGCGGCCGCCGCCGGCATCCGCGAAGTCTGGTGCAGCCCCGGCACGGCGTTCTGCTGGTCGCCCAAGGTGCTGCGCGCCGCGATGGGTGCCCACTTCGTGCTGGACATCTTCGAAAACGTCGAGCTGGCGCCGCTGCTGGACGGCGCCCCGATCGCCACCCTGGCCACCAGCGGTTATGCCACCCAGCGCCTGTACGACATCGACCTGAGGCAGCCGGTGGCCTGGGTGTTCGGCCACGAAGGGCAGGGCGTATCGGACCAGCTGCTTGGCCTGGCGCGCCACCAGGTCGTCATTCCACACCTGGGCCAGGTCGAGTCGCTCAACGTGGCCGCGTGTGCGGCGGTATGCTTTTTCGAGCAAGTCAGGCAGAATCTCGACTGA
- the rnhB gene encoding ribonuclease HII codes for MKTMQTGLFDDLPYSLDEIICGVDEAGRGPLAGPVYAAAVILHRERPIDGLRDSKKLTEARREELAPLIKRDCVAWAIAKASEAEIDKLNILQASLLAMKRAVHALETIPTLALIDGNKCPVMRIQTIAIVDGDDKIESISAASILAKTARDDALRRLHKKYPQYGFDQHKGYGTAQHLEALRAHGVSPVHRRSFAPVRELIELAF; via the coding sequence ATGAAGACCATGCAGACCGGCCTGTTCGACGACTTGCCGTACTCCCTCGACGAAATCATCTGCGGCGTGGATGAAGCCGGACGCGGCCCGCTTGCCGGGCCGGTGTACGCGGCCGCCGTCATCCTGCACCGCGAGCGGCCCATCGACGGCCTGCGCGACTCGAAGAAACTGACCGAGGCGCGGCGCGAGGAACTGGCGCCGCTGATCAAGCGCGACTGCGTGGCCTGGGCCATCGCCAAGGCGTCGGAGGCGGAAATCGACAAGCTGAACATCCTCCAGGCTTCGCTCTTGGCGATGAAGCGCGCCGTGCATGCGCTGGAGACGATCCCGACGCTGGCCCTGATCGACGGCAATAAATGCCCGGTGATGCGCATCCAGACGATCGCCATCGTCGACGGCGACGACAAGATCGAATCGATCTCCGCCGCCTCGATCCTGGCCAAGACGGCGCGCGACGACGCGCTGCGCCGCCTGCATAAAAAATACCCGCAATACGGCTTCGACCAGCACAAGGGCTACGGCACCGCGCAGCACCTGGAGGCCTTGCGCGCGCATGGCGTATCGCCCGTGCACCGGCGCTCGTTCGCGCCCGTGCGCGAGCTGATCGAGCTGGCGTTCTAA
- the lpxB gene encoding lipid-A-disaccharide synthase, whose product MASSADGVGSVALVAGEPSGDLLAGRLLSGLRRHLPHTRFHGIGGPQMMAQGFESHWPIETMTVRGLFEIIPRYRELKGIQGALRDRLIAERPAVFIGADYPGFNLGLEAQLKDAGIPTMHYIGPQIWAWRGGRIKKIVRSVSHMLVVFPFEQAIYEKAGVPVTYVGHPLAEVIPLSPDTAAARRALGLPEDANVVTLMPGSRMGELKYNTVAFVGALKLLLQRDRSLRFVAPMAGEKQKQYFLELVAQAGLQDVPVQLLDGQSHTAICAADAVLVASGTASLEVALFKKPMVIAYKMMRASWEIMRHMGYQPWIGMPNILARDFLVPELLQHHASAEALADAMWQQLTDVPHRLKLVQRFTDMHHSLLRNSAEESAAAVMKVIEANQKR is encoded by the coding sequence GTGGCATCGTCCGCTGACGGCGTCGGCTCGGTCGCCCTGGTGGCCGGCGAGCCATCCGGCGACCTGCTGGCGGGGCGCCTGCTGTCCGGCCTGCGCCGGCACCTGCCGCACACGCGTTTCCATGGCATCGGCGGGCCGCAGATGATGGCCCAGGGCTTCGAGTCGCATTGGCCGATCGAGACGATGACGGTGCGCGGCCTGTTCGAGATCATCCCGCGCTACCGCGAGCTGAAGGGCATCCAGGGCGCGCTGCGCGACCGCCTGATCGCCGAGCGCCCGGCCGTGTTCATCGGCGCCGACTACCCGGGTTTCAACCTGGGCCTGGAGGCGCAGCTGAAGGACGCCGGGATTCCGACCATGCACTACATCGGGCCGCAGATCTGGGCCTGGCGGGGCGGGCGCATCAAGAAGATCGTGCGCTCGGTCTCGCACATGCTGGTGGTGTTCCCGTTCGAGCAGGCGATCTACGAGAAGGCCGGCGTGCCGGTGACCTATGTGGGCCACCCGCTGGCCGAGGTGATCCCGCTCTCGCCCGATACGGCGGCGGCGCGCCGCGCGCTGGGCTTGCCGGAGGATGCCAACGTCGTCACGTTGATGCCGGGCAGCCGCATGGGGGAACTGAAGTACAACACGGTGGCGTTCGTCGGCGCCTTGAAGCTGCTGCTGCAGCGCGACCGCTCGCTGCGCTTCGTCGCGCCGATGGCAGGGGAAAAGCAGAAGCAGTATTTCCTCGAGCTGGTGGCGCAGGCCGGCCTGCAGGACGTGCCGGTGCAGCTGCTGGACGGCCAGAGCCACACGGCCATCTGCGCGGCCGACGCGGTGCTGGTGGCCTCCGGCACGGCGTCGCTGGAAGTGGCGCTGTTCAAGAAGCCGATGGTGATCGCGTATAAAATGATGCGGGCATCGTGGGAAATCATGCGCCACATGGGCTACCAGCCGTGGATCGGCATGCCCAACATCCTGGCGCGCGACTTCCTGGTGCCGGAACTGCTGCAGCACCATGCCAGCGCCGAGGCGCTGGCCGACGCGATGTGGCAACAGCTGACGGACGTGCCGCACCGGCTCAAGCTGGTGCAGCGCTTCACGGACATGCACCACAGCCTGCTGCGCAACAGCGCGGAAGAAAGCGCGGCGGCCGTGATGAAAGTGATCGAAGCGAACCAGAAACGATGA
- the lpxA gene encoding acyl-ACP--UDP-N-acetylglucosamine O-acyltransferase translates to MATIHPSAIVDPKAQLGEGVEIGAYSIVGPDVVIGDRTWVGPHVVIEGHTTIGCDNKFFQFSSIGAPPQDKKWQGEPTRLEVGDRNTIREFCTFNLGTVQDKGVTKLGNDNWISAYVHLAHDCVVGNNTIFSNNAQMAGHVEIGDWVIMSGYANVHQFCKIGAHAFVGMSTSLTQDVPPFVLLNGNPAQAHGINIEGLKRRGFSREQINALRAAYKTLYRSGLTLEEAKAALLEQEQATPDAAEHLRAFRTFLDSASRGIVR, encoded by the coding sequence ATGGCTACCATCCATCCAAGCGCGATCGTCGACCCGAAGGCGCAGTTGGGCGAGGGCGTCGAGATCGGCGCCTATTCGATCGTGGGACCGGACGTGGTGATCGGCGACCGCACCTGGGTCGGGCCGCACGTCGTCATCGAGGGCCATACGACGATCGGCTGCGACAACAAGTTCTTCCAGTTCTCCTCGATCGGTGCGCCGCCGCAGGACAAGAAGTGGCAAGGTGAGCCGACCCGCCTGGAAGTGGGCGACCGCAACACGATCCGCGAGTTCTGCACCTTCAACCTGGGGACGGTGCAGGACAAGGGCGTGACGAAGCTGGGCAACGACAACTGGATCTCGGCCTACGTGCACCTGGCGCACGACTGCGTGGTCGGCAACAACACCATCTTCTCCAACAACGCGCAGATGGCGGGCCACGTCGAGATCGGCGACTGGGTCATCATGAGCGGCTATGCCAACGTGCACCAGTTCTGCAAGATCGGCGCGCACGCCTTTGTCGGCATGAGCACCAGCCTGACGCAGGACGTGCCGCCGTTCGTGCTGTTGAACGGTAACCCGGCGCAGGCGCATGGCATCAATATCGAAGGCCTGAAGCGGCGCGGCTTCAGCCGTGAGCAGATCAACGCGCTGCGCGCCGCCTACAAGACCCTGTACCGCTCCGGCCTGACGCTGGAAGAGGCCAAGGCCGCGCTGCTGGAACAGGAGCAGGCCACGCCGGATGCCGCCGAGCACCTGCGCGCGTTCCGCACCTTCCTCGATAGCGCGAGCCGTGGCATCGTCCGCTGA
- the fabZ gene encoding 3-hydroxyacyl-ACP dehydratase FabZ, whose translation MTTADNKTLDINQIKALLPHRYPMLLVDRVLTWEANKTITAIKNVTANEEFFNGHFPHKPVMPGVLMIEAMAQTAALLSFLSTNVKPDENSVVYFVGIDNTRFKRPVVPGDQLKMDVEIVRTSRGIWKYKAVGSVDGQVAVEADLMCTIRNTVEA comes from the coding sequence ATGACGACTGCAGACAACAAGACGCTCGACATCAACCAGATCAAGGCCCTGCTGCCGCACCGCTATCCGATGCTGCTGGTGGACCGCGTGCTGACCTGGGAAGCGAACAAGACGATCACCGCCATCAAGAACGTGACCGCCAACGAGGAATTCTTCAACGGCCACTTCCCGCACAAGCCGGTGATGCCGGGCGTGCTGATGATCGAGGCGATGGCGCAGACGGCGGCGCTGCTGTCGTTCCTGTCGACCAACGTGAAGCCGGACGAGAATTCGGTGGTCTACTTCGTCGGCATCGACAACACGCGCTTCAAGCGCCCGGTGGTGCCAGGCGACCAGCTGAAGATGGACGTCGAGATCGTGCGCACGTCGCGCGGCATCTGGAAGTACAAGGCCGTGGGCAGCGTGGACGGCCAGGTGGCCGTCGAGGCCGACCTGATGTGCACCATCCGTAACACGGTCGAAGCGTAA
- the lpxD gene encoding UDP-3-O-(3-hydroxymyristoyl)glucosamine N-acyltransferase has product MGLRLGELVERLGGQLIGDPNTQVSGIAPLTDAGVSHISFLTNSKFRAQAGQSRAAALIVSPNDDALIAQTYQGARIVTPNPYAYFAHAAQWFESLGAIVPAPGIHPSAVVDATAAIDPTAHIGANVTVEAGARIGANVVIDAGCYIGRDAVIGAGTHFFANVTFHARCVIGARGIVHSGAVIGTDGFGFANEGGVYVRIPQTGRVVIGDDVDIGASTTIDRGALADTVIEDGVKLDNQIQIGHNCHIGAHTAMAGCVGVAGSAKIGKYCTFGGAAMVLGHLTIADKVHVSSGSLVSRSILEPGQYTGFYPLAKNSDWEKSAAIVRNLASMREKIRALEQTIKTITKQDEKHDES; this is encoded by the coding sequence ATGGGCCTTCGACTAGGAGAACTGGTCGAACGCTTGGGCGGACAGTTGATCGGCGACCCGAACACGCAAGTGTCCGGGATCGCGCCATTGACCGACGCCGGCGTTTCACACATCAGCTTTCTCACCAACAGCAAATTTCGCGCGCAGGCCGGGCAAAGCCGGGCAGCCGCGCTGATCGTATCCCCCAACGACGATGCGCTCATCGCCCAGACGTACCAGGGCGCACGCATCGTCACGCCCAATCCGTACGCGTATTTCGCGCATGCGGCCCAGTGGTTCGAGTCGCTGGGCGCCATCGTGCCGGCGCCTGGCATCCACCCGAGCGCCGTGGTGGACGCCACGGCGGCCATCGACCCGACGGCCCATATCGGCGCCAACGTGACGGTCGAGGCGGGGGCGCGGATCGGGGCAAACGTCGTCATCGATGCCGGCTGCTACATCGGCCGTGACGCCGTGATCGGCGCCGGCACGCACTTCTTCGCCAACGTGACGTTCCACGCGCGCTGCGTCATCGGCGCGCGCGGCATCGTCCATTCCGGTGCCGTGATCGGCACCGATGGCTTCGGCTTCGCCAACGAGGGCGGCGTCTACGTGCGCATCCCGCAGACGGGGCGTGTCGTCATCGGCGACGACGTCGACATCGGCGCCTCCACCACGATCGACCGCGGCGCACTGGCGGACACGGTCATCGAGGATGGCGTCAAGCTGGACAACCAGATCCAGATCGGCCACAACTGCCACATCGGCGCGCACACGGCGATGGCCGGCTGCGTCGGCGTGGCCGGCAGCGCCAAGATCGGCAAGTATTGCACCTTCGGCGGCGCCGCCATGGTGCTGGGCCACCTGACGATCGCCGACAAGGTGCACGTCTCCTCGGGCAGCCTGGTATCGCGCTCGATCCTGGAGCCGGGCCAGTACACGGGCTTCTATCCGCTGGCGAAGAACAGCGACTGGGAAAAGTCGGCCGCCATCGTGCGCAACCTGGCCAGCATGCGCGAGAAGATCCGGGCGCTGGAACAAACCATTAAAACGATAACGAAACAAGACGAGAAACACGACGAATCATGA
- a CDS encoding OmpH family outer membrane protein, giving the protein MKTASATLGKFVAASALGCFALGTFAPAQAQSSRIAWLSPERIYNESKLATLATKKLQEEFAKREQTVKDLAQRLKDASDKLEKDMPTLNEGERTKRQREVVELDKEFQRRQREFREDVNQRSNEERALIAEKATRIIKRLAETEGYDIVLQDAVWANPRIDITKKVLEELDKDK; this is encoded by the coding sequence TTGAAGACTGCATCCGCAACGCTGGGCAAGTTCGTTGCCGCTTCGGCGCTGGGCTGCTTTGCGTTGGGCACGTTCGCCCCGGCGCAGGCGCAGTCCTCCCGCATCGCGTGGTTGAGCCCCGAGCGCATCTACAATGAATCGAAGCTGGCCACGCTGGCGACGAAGAAACTGCAGGAAGAATTCGCCAAGCGCGAGCAGACCGTCAAGGACCTGGCGCAGCGCCTGAAAGACGCTTCCGACAAGCTGGAGAAGGACATGCCCACGTTGAACGAGGGCGAGCGCACCAAGCGCCAGCGCGAGGTGGTGGAGCTGGACAAGGAGTTCCAGCGCCGCCAGCGCGAGTTCCGCGAGGACGTCAACCAGCGCAGCAACGAGGAACGCGCCCTGATCGCCGAAAAGGCCACGCGCATCATCAAGCGGCTGGCGGAAACCGAAGGCTACGACATCGTGCTGCAGGATGCCGTCTGGGCCAACCCCCGCATCGACATCACCAAGAAGGTGCTGGAAGAGCTGGACAAGGATAAATAA